Genomic window (Arctopsyche grandis isolate Sample6627 chromosome 5, ASM5162203v2, whole genome shotgun sequence):
GACTTCAATTCACAAAAtcatattcacaaaaaaaaaattattatatattcgagattaaaaaaaaaaaagaaacaaagatATCCAAAATCTTTCTGACcttctaatataaaatatgtatttgtttgttacgaaattttaatatatatgataaaaatatatattttttcaaatacttgaCTTTAGCAAcagatattgtttttttttttttttaatcaatacacATTTATACCCTATTTACAAAGGTCCCATTTTGCGTGTAtattcaaaagataaaaatattgttatcaaCGTCAGTATTGATGacacataaaacaaaataaaatgtaggtatgtatacatgttttaaatattaaaagaacATATTTAAACCTAATGCCTTTTGAATAGCGATGAGTTTAAGTCtttgaaattttgtaataaCTTCGTATCGTTCCTATGATTATATTCAAgtattactataatataatacaacaataaattCAGTCTTATTATGTGTGAGAAAAACaattttacttaaatataatttatttgccAGTCAATATTGACTAAATAACTCTAAAGACGTTGTTGTTATACAAATCTCACTTCTAAAAAAGTGTGCTTTTCGCTAAATTTaccattaaaacaaaaaatgaaagCTAATTAGAGTTAAAATATACAGCATAGGCAGACTGGTATCAATGATATTATTCTTATTGGTTATTTTAAAAGGCCTTTTTGGTTGAAAGACGTGAAATGCCATTCAAAATCTCCAGTACCTCAACTGTGAATCAATGCCTCACCGTATATAATTGATCTTTAGCATTTGTTTAACATTTGGCACCGAGCCTTTATAAATGTTCTGTACAAGTTTCCTATCGTGTAGCACTGGTGGTTCTTAAAGTTGTCTGAGTACATCTTCTAGGTTGTTTTCGTTTCGCGGCTCCAGTTATCCGGATgttgtctatatttttgttgCCACTTTCACTAAAAACTTCACATTCACTCCTCGTATTGCAAATTACTTCTTTATTATTAGCAACGCACACATTTATTCTATCAgtctttaaattattattgtgacTGTGATGAATATCTAAATATCTCCCGTTGACTACTTTAGAAAAGCCGTTGATAGTCTTTGACACGGATTTTTTAGACGGCGTATTGTTGATCGCATTCGATTGGGCAACTTCCAACTGAGGGGAACGATATGATGCACAAAAACTTGAATGTAAGACATTTCTGGCGGTGCCGTTCAAACTAGCAATAGGTACATCTTTGATTGGCACAAAATCTTTCTCCAAAAGCCATTCATCTTGTAATCTGAAATGGAAAATAGTTTCAATTCATAACATCCTATCAATTTCTACACATCAcgaattaaattcaaaacaatatttacatattcggAGGTGTCCATCTGACAAGGCACTCTGGTTGAGAAAAATCAGCATTGATTCGTCGTGCGATTACGGTGGCAGCCATAGTCATACAATGCGGTGTCCTTTCTTGATTATAAATCTCAGATTTATCTTTTGAAAAGAACAACCCAGCAGCACCTCCATTTCGCCAAGCCGCTGCTTGAACCACCCGATATTGTAAGCCTTCCATTATTCCAGCATCAAAATAATCAAACATACGAGCTAAAAAAAAAGGTCAAGAGTATTAAAACTTGAACGAACAAGCgggttattatgtataatacaatttcaatatcaaataaCCTACCTGACCAAGGCTGCCGTCGGTATCTCAATCTTTTACCATTTCTCTTAATAAGTTTAGGTCCACTAGAACTTTCCAGTGATTTCTTTGAATtggatatattattttcattttcagtgAAGTGATTGTTAACATGTTTTTGAAGAGCACGCTGCAAATAGATCAAtgattagaaataaataaaaaaaatatatatagaagtcAATCGATAAAAGTGAGAAACTTACATGAGTGTTGAATCTGTAGCCACAACCATCAACAATACACCGGAAAATCTTGGTGCCTCCATGCAATAAGACATGCGGTTCAAGCCAATGACGGGAGCATGACGGCTTGTTATAAACCTTGCATCCTTGCCAAAGACATCGGTAGGTTTCCTTACCAGCTTGTACATTTACATGACATTCCTAGAAATTCAAACTACTTTTAGAATGATTCTAAACGGTACATATATTACGtttattttcacatatttaCTAGGGGCTTTGCCCTTATGTTGTCTTTTGTCAGTTCAACTCAGTAGGAAGTTAACTTCCTAACGGTTTGCATTATTCCTTACACAAATTTATAACAATACACAAAATTACAGAACCATATTCCAATAACGTGCATGGATTATCGAAAACTAACATATCAATTTTCCTAACCTGTAAATGTTCCAATAAATCCGAGCCATCATCAAACTGTTGATTGCAATCATTCCATTGACAGTGTTTCGTCTCGGACGCGTTAGATCTGACAGTCCTATTCCTCGATTCGTTATAGTGGTGTTTCTTCGCAGGAAATCTTATCGTTTTGGGTTCGGATAATAGCGGACTCTCTTGCGAAATTGAAAACTCCTGACTTGCTGTGATACTGACGTTGAGCGAGTCCTCGTCCAGTTCCTTGCTAATTTCAGTTTCCGGTGAATCGACCGATGGTGTATCATTAATTCTATTAATATCCACGCTCACAGAATCAATGCTAAATTTCGTTTCTTCTGATAAAATAAAAGCTGCGtcgcttttattaaaattcgttTCTACTTCCACAGAATCCATAGACGTGTCCTTGTTATTCTCCGGCGATGTGCATATGTTTTTACTATCTTCCGTTTCCATATCTTCGATGGTCCCATTGTATGTCTCACAACTGGGCAGATCCATCATGTTGATGCCGTTGGATggaatattttcaaacatttcaGAATCATTAACTATTTCAGAATGAGAGATCATATTTGTCGATATTAAAGACGTCGAACAAACTTCTATACTAGGTGCAGTCGGAGTGTTGGCAATCGCATTCGATATCACAATACTGTCTTCTTTCGTATCGGGTAATGAATACGTCGGTTGATGAGGATGCGTAGGAGTAATAAATACGGGATTCATCCCGTCCAATTTGATCGGTGAAATGGGTATACTGCCAGACATAGGTAAATTGGATATGGTATTGTTCATATGCGGTGCAATGTGAACTCCGGGATGAACCGGAGTAGTGAGGACAACATTGCTAGTGAACGCTTGTTGCATGTGAGATATTCCAGTGTTGGTTTGGGTCGTAACCACATTTCCTATCGAGTTGAATATGAATCCAGACGACGATACAAACATTGGCTGATTAAGATTCATAGCATAGTTtggttttgaattttgaattatcGTCGGCATGGCTGAAGGTAAATTTTTCGGTGAAACGGCGTAGGTAACATTCGTAATACTATTGCTTCCGATTTGTTTATTCAAACTGTGTATATgtccatttattttaagaaatgtaccGTTGATAAACATCTGAGACTGAGGATGGTTCAAGCCATTACT
Coding sequences:
- the jing gene encoding AE binding protein 2 jing isoform X2 → MPSEKIATEGHVLPHALAEHCVSQIASIPKHIIHKNSPQQCSTSRATPTDNTKPEEGKVAALKAQRGRITEYFKSQMKPTNGISNGNGLNREIAAWFTKTSAAKSKTKSKHTNGSKNACEGDDNLEKYIAYLSKTLSPKVLLDHAKLEAMDVDASRVASLTSHKTEPEKIPLPRLNPVINCNKNNNSSSIVKKTDFNKTNSTPQCKTSKEVRVRGPTKQIKKFRLAEAKKAIVPKLNPKAPARQSVAIPTNLNCIYSNNTQALSDSIEGNVLVNSNPVGVAQIAALPDHLRQLLIKVQAARSTNSPDLVNCNNPHGDTNLEQVPSMNRTQMHNSDLNKTPHRTESLVNTPVSVATSNSNVPVPMMLATIRMPEHVPNAHSEASTTTATNHISITNQSGMNNPFVLPLVQNLNGTLLQIPGLVTKVGQNSVMPNMTSNGLNHPQSQMFINGTFLKINGHIHSLNKQIGSNSITNVTYAVSPKNLPSAMPTIIQNSKPNYAMNLNQPMFVSSSGFIFNSIGNVVTTQTNTGISHMQQAFTSNVVLTTPVHPGVHIAPHMNNTISNLPMSGSIPISPIKLDGMNPVFITPTHPHQPTYSLPDTKEDSIVISNAIANTPTAPSIEVCSTSLISTNMISHSEIVNDSEMFENIPSNGINMMDLPSCETYNGTIEDMETEDSKNICTSPENNKDTSMDSVEVETNFNKSDAAFILSEETKFSIDSVSVDINRINDTPSVDSPETEISKELDEDSLNVSITASQEFSISQESPLLSEPKTIRFPAKKHHYNESRNRTVRSNASETKHCQWNDCNQQFDDGSDLLEHLQECHVNVQAGKETYRCLWQGCKVYNKPSCSRHWLEPHVLLHGGTKIFRCIVDGCGYRFNTHRALQKHVNNHFTENENNISNSKKSLESSSGPKLIKRNGKRLRYRRQPWSARMFDYFDAGIMEGLQYRVVQAAAWRNGGAAGLFFSKDKSEIYNQERTPHCMTMAATVIARRINADFSQPECLVRWTPPNILQDEWLLEKDFVPIKDVPIASLNGTARNVLHSSFCASYRSPQLEVAQSNAINNTPSKKSVSKTINGFSKVVNGRYLDIHHSHNNNLKTDRINVCVANNKEVICNTRSECEVFSESGNKNIDNIRITGAAKRKQPRRCTQTTLRTTSATR
- the jing gene encoding AE binding protein 2 jing isoform X1, whose translation is MADGRARAAAPPDPSPRPTRVSRCADRCDSSESSDSGVAALSCAECSGCSGCGCSACGACSDSTEPGSPGSPASTGSSGSLGSLGSSGSLGSSGSTGSAASLGNTEWRWPVGRKRADKCSKLEALVTGKLHRGAPLPPTGLPPFDMPSEKIATEGHVLPHALAEHCVSQIASIPKHIIHKNSPQQCSTSRATPTDNTKPEEGKVAALKAQRGRITEYFKSQMKPTNGISNGNGLNREIAAWFTKTSAAKSKTKSKHTNGSKNACEGDDNLEKYIAYLSKTLSPKVLLDHAKLEAMDVDASRVASLTSHKTEPEKIPLPRLNPVINCNKNNNSSSIVKKTDFNKTNSTPQCKTSKEVRVRGPTKQIKKFRLAEAKKAIVPKLNPKAPARQSVAIPTNLNCIYSNNTQALSDSIEGNVLVNSNPVGVAQIAALPDHLRQLLIKVQAARSTNSPDLVNCNNPHGDTNLEQVPSMNRTQMHNSDLNKTPHRTESLVNTPVSVATSNSNVPVPMMLATIRMPEHVPNAHSEASTTTATNHISITNQSGMNNPFVLPLVQNLNGTLLQIPGLVTKVGQNSVMPNMTSNGLNHPQSQMFINGTFLKINGHIHSLNKQIGSNSITNVTYAVSPKNLPSAMPTIIQNSKPNYAMNLNQPMFVSSSGFIFNSIGNVVTTQTNTGISHMQQAFTSNVVLTTPVHPGVHIAPHMNNTISNLPMSGSIPISPIKLDGMNPVFITPTHPHQPTYSLPDTKEDSIVISNAIANTPTAPSIEVCSTSLISTNMISHSEIVNDSEMFENIPSNGINMMDLPSCETYNGTIEDMETEDSKNICTSPENNKDTSMDSVEVETNFNKSDAAFILSEETKFSIDSVSVDINRINDTPSVDSPETEISKELDEDSLNVSITASQEFSISQESPLLSEPKTIRFPAKKHHYNESRNRTVRSNASETKHCQWNDCNQQFDDGSDLLEHLQECHVNVQAGKETYRCLWQGCKVYNKPSCSRHWLEPHVLLHGGTKIFRCIVDGCGYRFNTHRALQKHVNNHFTENENNISNSKKSLESSSGPKLIKRNGKRLRYRRQPWSARMFDYFDAGIMEGLQYRVVQAAAWRNGGAAGLFFSKDKSEIYNQERTPHCMTMAATVIARRINADFSQPECLVRWTPPNILQDEWLLEKDFVPIKDVPIASLNGTARNVLHSSFCASYRSPQLEVAQSNAINNTPSKKSVSKTINGFSKVVNGRYLDIHHSHNNNLKTDRINVCVANNKEVICNTRSECEVFSESGNKNIDNIRITGAAKRKQPRRCTQTTLRTTSATR